From Betta splendens chromosome 3, fBetSpl5.4, whole genome shotgun sequence, the proteins below share one genomic window:
- the dpep2 gene encoding dipeptidase 2, whose translation MCNEDFHTGSCAASNNFRMQTLRNLLILSSLCHFISGYSVKHRVQDLMSRYPLIDGHNDLPLKLRILHNNGLNHIDLHNLSKVATDITRLQTGHVQAQMFSVYVMCGAQNKDAVRLTLEQIDVVRRMCTEYHEFELVTSAHALRIAEMRHKIACLISIEGGHSIDSSLPALRMFYQLGVRSMALTHTCNTPWAESSSQLHDLYQRQHNSLTHFGKAVVAEMNRLGMIVDLSHTSWDTAQAVLHHSRAPVIFSHSSSYALCNHSRNVPDWLLHELKKNQGLIMVNLYSKFISCSGEASISDVADHFDHIKKVIGAGSIGIGGDYEGVASFPRGLEDVSKYPALIQELLQRNWTEQELADVLRRNFLRVFEEVERVRDELSSQQPSEVHIPLEEVQNPCRLVLRPPDFIPAFKVVSSSAPHRPQALVIAAIVLLLCSPIMIG comes from the exons ATGTGCAACGAAGACTTTCACACCGGCTCGTGCG CTGCTTCCAACAACTTCAGGATGCAGACCCTTAGGAACCTGCTCATACTCTCCTCTCTGTGCCATTTTATATCTGGATACTCTGTCAAACATAGAGTACAAGACTTGATGTCCAGATATCCTCTCATTGATgg TCATAATGACCTTCCACTCAAGCTGAGGATACTTCACAATAATGGCCTAAACCACATTGACCTTCATAATCTCAGCAAAGTGGCCACAGACATCACACGTCTCCAGACAGGCCATGTGCAGGCTCAG ATGTTTTCAGTCTATGTAATGTGTGGGGCCCAGAACAAGGACGCTGTGAGGCTGACGCTGGAACAAATAGATGTGGTCAGACGCATGTGCACGGAGTACCATGAATTTGAGCTGGTCACATCTGCCCATG CGCTGAGAATTGCTGAGATGAGGCATAAGATAGCGTGTCTGATAAGTATCGAGGGGGGGCACTCCATTGACAGCAGCCTGCCAGCCCTGCGGATGTTTTACCAGCTCGGGGTCCGCTCCATGGCTCTGACACACACCTGCAATACTCCTTG GGCTGAGTCGTCCTCACAACTTCATGATCTGTATCAGAGGCAACATAACAGTCTGACGCACTTTGGAAAG GCGGTGGTGGCGGAGATGAACCGTCTGGGAATGATAGTGGACCTTTCCCACACCTCCTGGGACACAGCCCAGGCTGTGCTCCACCATTCGAGGGCCCCCGTTATCTTCAGCCATTCGTCCTCCTACGCCCTCTGTAACCACAGCCGCAACGTGCCTGACTGGCTGCTGCATGAGCTG aaaaAGAACCAGGGGTTGATCATGGTGAATCTCTACAGCAAATTCATTTCCTGCAGCGGCGAGGCCAGCATTTCCGACGTGGCTG ACCACTTTGATCACATTAAGAAGGTGATAGGAGCGGGCTCAATAGGAATCGGGGGAGACTATGAAGGTGTAGCGAG TTTCCCTCGGGGGCTGGAGGATGTGTCAAAGTACCCAGCCCTGATCCAGGAACTCCTACAGAGGAACTGGACTGAGCAGGAGTTGGCCGATGTCCTCAGAAGGAACTTCCTGCGAGTGTTTGAAGAAGTGGAAAGG GTTCGGGATGAATTGAGTTCACAGCAGCCCAGCGAGGTCCACATTCCTTTAGAAGAGGTGCAGAACCCCTGCAGGCTCGTTCTCAGACCTCCTGACTTCATACCTGCTTTCAAGGTtgtctcctcttcagctccacACAGGCCACAGGCTTTGGTAATCGCGGCCATAGTCCTGCTGTTGTGCAGCCCAATAATGATTGGTTGA